A genomic stretch from Chryseobacterium sp. SNU WT5 includes:
- a CDS encoding TolC family protein — MKHIKYLFLLLFFSGNAQTLTLEECYGLAKQNYPLLKRYDLIAKTKEYTIQNAAKGWLPQIQIVGQASYQNEVIELPLQLPNMTIEPVSKDQYKVYADVQQNIYDGGMIANQKKMATINSEIELQKTEVETDLLEIRINQIYFGILQTDEQLQQLGLTRSDLSSGLKKAKAQLENGVIFRSNVDVLKAQLVNLEQKEMELQSTKKSLLQMLSLFIHKTLDENITLKRPEKILIQDENKRAELKLFELQKLSLEQQKSNINSKNLPKLGAFFQGGYGKPGFNMLKNQFDIFYMAGLRLNIPISGFYTKKNDLALVETQQQEIDVQKQNFLFNQQFQTIQNNNDLDKIQQLINKDNELIELRESIKNASLAQLENGVITTNDYLREVNELDRTKNQQILHEIQYLLTQYNLKAQLNQ, encoded by the coding sequence GTGAAACATATAAAATACCTTTTCCTCCTTCTCTTCTTTTCCGGCAATGCGCAAACGTTGACCTTAGAAGAATGTTACGGTTTGGCAAAGCAGAATTATCCACTCCTCAAAAGATATGATCTGATCGCCAAAACCAAGGAATACACGATTCAGAATGCTGCGAAAGGATGGCTGCCGCAGATCCAAATTGTGGGGCAGGCAAGCTATCAGAACGAGGTCATCGAGCTCCCACTCCAACTGCCTAATATGACCATCGAGCCGGTGAGTAAAGATCAGTACAAAGTATATGCAGATGTTCAACAAAATATTTACGATGGCGGAATGATCGCCAATCAGAAAAAAATGGCCACTATCAATTCTGAAATTGAACTGCAGAAAACCGAAGTCGAGACCGATCTACTGGAAATACGAATCAACCAGATCTATTTCGGAATTCTACAAACTGATGAACAGCTTCAACAGCTGGGACTTACTAGATCTGACTTATCAAGCGGACTGAAAAAAGCCAAAGCACAATTGGAAAACGGGGTTATCTTTAGAAGTAATGTTGATGTTCTAAAAGCACAATTAGTAAATCTGGAGCAGAAAGAAATGGAACTACAGTCCACTAAAAAAAGTCTGCTACAAATGCTTTCTCTTTTTATTCATAAAACTTTAGATGAAAATATCACGCTCAAAAGACCGGAGAAAATTCTAATTCAGGATGAAAATAAACGGGCAGAACTCAAACTCTTTGAGTTACAAAAACTCAGCTTAGAACAGCAGAAGTCAAACATCAACTCCAAAAATCTTCCAAAATTAGGAGCTTTTTTCCAGGGTGGCTATGGAAAACCGGGCTTCAATATGTTGAAAAATCAATTCGATATTTTCTATATGGCCGGTTTGCGTTTGAACATCCCTATCTCCGGATTTTACACGAAGAAAAATGATCTGGCTTTGGTAGAAACGCAACAGCAGGAAATAGACGTACAAAAACAAAACTTCCTTTTCAATCAGCAATTTCAAACCATACAGAACAACAACGACCTGGATAAAATCCAACAACTTATTAATAAGGACAACGAACTCATCGAATTACGGGAAAGCATTAAAAATGCCTCTTTAGCCCAACTGGAAAACGGCGTCATTACGACGAATGATTATCTGCGGGAAGTCAATGAACTCGATCGCACAAAAAATCAGCAGATCCTGCACGAGATACAATATCTGTTAACACAGTACAATCTCAAGGCGCAACTGAATCAATAG